The following are from one region of the Halarcobacter sp. genome:
- a CDS encoding diguanylate cyclase, whose protein sequence is MDNKFKKIVPFLIILLTIFFIFGSYILYKNEIVNIKEYSYNRINHSLYHFKEYFSISESFLFAMKYTIEDKLNNHCPCNHPKYKQIDTNSDIFSLKDNDSILVGINNYDSTELFKNEINSSLYLKPIFLAAKKVLPDLKKIYYKSKNKFIFVSPGMNINNNKELTFRYTCPSWIDSINKIDSYKQFIITKAYINNVSKEKLITLSLPIYKNKDFLGIVSIDIKLDTLVSYINKIPLKGNIYIIDENNNSVASKFNEELNKKNQFNKSFLIKKEIVENQLYIAYPLNEKKIREEAFYKSLGKIFILFLIFIISIILLYLKNLLIKVQNLANTDSLTNILNRRAMKEAIENQIKISRRYNQPLSFLLIDIDYFKKVNDNYGHQIGDLVLVEISKLFKQLIRACDIAGRYGGEEFLITLANTDINEAFIMAERLRKLINQIKIKNTDINLTVSIGCYFLKDEDDYDSILKNVDKLLYKAKNEGRDQTVKEDLDVI, encoded by the coding sequence ATGGACAATAAATTCAAAAAAATAGTTCCATTTTTAATAATTCTTTTAACAATATTTTTTATATTTGGTTCATATATCTTATATAAAAATGAGATTGTTAATATAAAAGAATACTCATATAATCGCATAAATCATAGTTTATATCATTTTAAAGAATACTTTTCAATATCAGAATCTTTTTTATTTGCAATGAAATATACCATAGAAGATAAACTAAATAATCACTGTCCATGCAATCATCCAAAATACAAACAAATAGATACAAATTCAGATATTTTTTCTTTGAAAGATAATGATTCAATTTTAGTGGGAATTAACAATTATGATTCAACAGAACTATTTAAAAATGAAATAAATAGCTCACTTTATTTAAAACCTATTTTTTTAGCAGCAAAAAAAGTATTACCAGATTTAAAAAAAATTTATTACAAGTCAAAAAATAAATTTATTTTTGTATCACCTGGTATGAATATAAATAACAATAAAGAATTAACCTTTAGATACACTTGCCCTTCATGGATAGATTCTATAAATAAAATTGATTCCTATAAACAGTTTATAATTACTAAAGCATATATTAACAATGTTTCAAAAGAAAAATTAATTACACTTTCTCTTCCTATTTATAAAAATAAAGATTTTTTAGGAATAGTATCTATTGACATAAAATTAGACACTTTAGTCTCTTATATAAATAAAATCCCTTTAAAAGGAAATATTTATATTATCGATGAAAATAACAATTCTGTTGCATCAAAATTTAATGAAGAATTAAATAAAAAAAATCAGTTTAACAAATCCTTTTTAATAAAAAAAGAGATTGTTGAAAATCAGTTATATATTGCTTATCCACTTAATGAAAAGAAAATAAGAGAAGAAGCATTTTATAAAAGTTTAGGGAAGATTTTTATTTTATTTTTAATTTTTATTATTAGCATTATATTACTGTATTTAAAAAATCTTTTAATAAAAGTTCAAAACCTTGCTAATACAGACTCTTTGACTAATATACTTAATAGAAGGGCTATGAAAGAAGCTATTGAGAATCAAATAAAAATTAGTAGAAGATATAATCAACCTTTATCTTTTTTACTAATTGATATAGACTACTTTAAAAAAGTAAATGATAATTATGGTCATCAAATAGGAGATTTAGTATTAGTTGAAATTTCAAAACTTTTTAAGCAACTCATTAGAGCTTGTGATATTGCAGGAAGATATGGAGGTGAAGAGTTTTTGATTACTTTAGCAAATACAGATATAAATGAAGCTTTTATTATGGCTGAAAGATTGAGAAAATTAATTAATCAAATAAAAATAAAAAATACAGATATCAATTTAACTGTTAGTATTGGCTGCTATTTCTTAAAAGATGAAGATGATTATGATTCTATATTAAAAAATGTTGATAAGCTTTTATATAAGGCTAAAAATGAAGGAAGAGATCAAACGGTGAAAGAAGATTTAGATGTTATCTAA
- a CDS encoding ABC transporter substrate-binding protein has protein sequence MNIKNINNFTYLVLSLLIINYSFIFPSFAKEIKPIIIAHVSPSTGRFSIHSEADWRGAQMAVDEFNNSGGVLGRSIILVQQNPTLDTEKAAKVAEDLITINKISFMLGAVNSGVATSMSDVCQKYGVIFINTNSSAPSQSVEHAHRTKFVFDANAANYNKTLLKFALEKSKRKKVILLSEDNNWGKK, from the coding sequence ATGAATATTAAAAATATAAATAATTTTACTTATCTAGTCTTATCCTTACTTATTATAAATTATTCTTTTATATTTCCTTCTTTTGCAAAAGAGATTAAACCAATTATTATTGCACATGTTTCTCCTTCAACAGGGCGTTTTAGTATCCATTCTGAAGCAGATTGGCGTGGAGCACAAATGGCTGTAGATGAATTTAATAATTCAGGAGGAGTTTTAGGTAGGAGTATTATTCTTGTTCAACAAAATCCTACTTTAGATACAGAAAAAGCAGCAAAAGTTGCAGAAGACTTAATAACTATTAATAAAATTAGTTTTATGCTTGGTGCCGTGAATTCTGGAGTTGCTACAAGTATGTCAGATGTTTGCCAAAAATATGGAGTTATTTTTATAAATACTAACTCTTCTGCTCCTTCACAATCTGTAGAACATGCCCATAGAACAAAATTTGTATTTGATGCAAATGCAGCAAATTACAATAAAACACTACTTAAATTTGCATTAGAAAAATCAAAAAGAAAAAAAGTAATATTATTATCAGAAGACAATAATTGGGGGAAGAAGTAG
- a CDS encoding ABC transporter substrate-binding protein yields the protein MIGGRSSASASKPYIYEYGGKIVSEIYVNPSFNDPQIIVNEIKSIDADVVAVNISGNNQVKLFAQIEPKTFEEQYWVVGEIDWEDLYLAPGSIRPLFGVNWSWNLNTKGTKDFVEKYRKRYKKTKLDYPGHVTYSSYLATKALLNAIKKVNSTNNHLIIKELENYKASADERMQDSAAFMDPISHHLQQSTYAATWKPNIKNPQDSIEILGHIAPKNSRYEKEDFTKLESFEDTPVYEP from the coding sequence ATAATTGGGGGAAGAAGTAGTGCTAGTGCTTCTAAACCTTATATTTATGAATATGGAGGAAAAATAGTATCAGAGATATATGTAAATCCCTCTTTTAATGATCCACAAATCATAGTAAATGAGATTAAATCTATCGATGCAGATGTAGTTGCTGTTAATATTAGTGGCAATAATCAAGTGAAGTTATTTGCACAAATTGAACCAAAAACTTTTGAAGAACAATATTGGGTTGTTGGTGAAATAGATTGGGAAGATTTGTATTTAGCTCCTGGTAGTATTCGTCCTTTGTTTGGTGTTAATTGGTCTTGGAATCTAAATACAAAAGGAACAAAAGATTTTGTAGAAAAATATAGAAAAAGATATAAAAAAACAAAATTAGATTATCCAGGTCATGTTACTTATTCTTCATATCTTGCTACAAAAGCTTTATTAAATGCAATTAAAAAGGTTAATTCAACTAATAATCATTTGATTATAAAAGAGTTAGAAAACTATAAAGCTAGTGCAGATGAAAGGATGCAAGATTCTGCTGCTTTTATGGATCCTATTAGTCATCATTTACAACAAAGTACATATGCTGCAACTTGGAAACCAAATATAAAAAATCCTCAGGATAGTATAGAAATTTTAGGTCATATTGCACCTAAAAATTCTAGATATGAAAAAGAAGATTTTACAAAATTAGAATCTTTTGAAGATACACCGGTTTATGAACCATGA